The following is a genomic window from Paenibacillus sp. FSL R5-0766.
AGTCAGAATGCTTTGTCTGGTTACTCTTCACAGATTACACTGTCGGCAAACGCGGCTGTAACCGCTCCGAGCAGTGTGATGCCATCTGATATTGGGGATACTGGAGATGGACGCGATCTGCGTGTAACGTTCACTAAATCCGCAGATGAGACAAATGTGAATCACTATCGGGTGTTTGTGGTGAAGTCTGGTAGCACGTTTAATCTGAACACAGCCAATGTAGTGAATAGCTCAAATTATACGTATGTAAGTAGAACTGGAAGTAACCAGACGATTACTTTATCTAATGGTTCGAGAACAGTGGATGGTGACTTTATTCGTAATGATGTGGGCTATCGCGTGTACGTGATGGCTGTGAATAATAATACATCTTTGGCAAATGCACTATCGTCAGCCTCCAGTGTAATCACACTGACTTCAAATTCCGCTGTAGCAGTGGCGAGTAATGTGAATGCAATCGTTAAAGATCAAGGACAGTCTGGAACGCCTTCGGATGTAACAATAACCTTCAATAAGGCAACTAACGAGGCCAATATCTCCAATTATCGTATTTTGATTGTGCCTGCTAACCAAGTGAGTGCATTCAATACAAGTTCTGCTCTTGGAATTAATTCTTTTATTGAAATTAATAAAAACAATGCAGGCAGTCCGGTAGTACTAAACGGTGGACATCGAGATATTAATGGTAGTGTCCTTGTAGCTGGACAGAAATACAGAGTGTTTGTCTTGTCCGTTTCGGACAGTACATCACGTGTTTCCAATCTGTCCTCTGCTTCCAATGAGTTTAATATCTTTGCACAAGCAAATGCGGTTCAAACTGCCACTATAACAGGCCTTCAAAATACAAGTACTGTAACCGAAGCGAGTTATAAGCTTAGCTTTACTAAACCAACTGCTGAAACGGGGATTTCTGCATACCGACTCTTTATTGTTAAAGGAACAGATAATTTGGATATTACTACAGCAAGCTCTAACACTAGCTACCCAATTGGAAATCCTGCAGGGGTTGAAGTTACTTTAACAAAAACAGCTATAGATTCAACTGGAGCCAATCTGGTGGAAGGAGCCGAGTACAAGGTGTATATTCTTTCAGTTGCTGCAAATACAACAACGAATAAACATACACTTTCAGGCCCATCGGATACATTCAAGCTTGAAAAAGCTCAGCCTACGCCTACACAGGAGCAGATGTCTACTACCAATCCACCAGCCTCAAGTGAGGGGTAAACACCTCCACAGGGTTGAATGTAAAAATTTACACTGAAACAAACTCGAACACCCTTTCCATCCGGAAAGGGTGTTTTCATTATGTCTGAACAACGATCGTCTGGCGTGTATTTCAAACTTGCTTTATGAAAATCTTGTCGCCAAAAAGGTTCCTAAGACCATTGTTACATCGGGAATAAATAATGGATAATAAAGGAAAGTTGTCTATATAGATCGAGCTAAACATTTACACGAAACGGAGTGGCCAGTGTAAATATCTTTAGTTTACCTTATGTAAAAGCCTATGAGCCGAAAGGAATGATGGAATGCTTGCATTTCGTTTGACAGGCCTGCCGGATTCCCGGTTGCCGCTGTACCTGTATTGTGTAGGCACGCAGGAAGAGAAAGTTCTGCATAGACCGGATGGATTTCCGGTGTATCAGTTGTTTTTGTCACGCGGTGGTGAAGGGCAGTTCAAGATAACGGGAAAAGGGACATGGACGATGGGAGCAGGGCAGTTATTCATCGTGGAACCCGAGGTTGCGCATGAGTATGTGCCTCATTCCAAATCCAAAGGGGAACTGGGTTATATCGGTATTGGCGGTACATCGGCTGGATCGGTACTACAATCCACGGGTTTGCTTCAGAACGAACCGTGCCATATCTCTGGTTTTGAAATCATCTGGTCACGGGTGACCAATCTCTGGCATGCGCTGGATCAAGGAGCAACGGAGATGTGGAACACATCAACCCTGATCTACCAGCTTATTTTGGATATAGCACAATCGAAAATTCCATCTGATGTCGGCATCGGAGGTATTGGATCATCGATGGCACAGGACGGCACTGTAAAACACTCTAATCGGGAGCCCGATCCGAGCAAGGATGCACTCGTCCGAGCAGTAGCATTGATGCATACGCACTACCAGGATGACCTGTTATTGAAGCATGTTGCTGACGCAGTGGGTTATTC
Proteins encoded in this region:
- a CDS encoding AraC family transcriptional regulator, which translates into the protein MLAFRLTGLPDSRLPLYLYCVGTQEEKVLHRPDGFPVYQLFLSRGGEGQFKITGKGTWTMGAGQLFIVEPEVAHEYVPHSKSKGELGYIGIGGTSAGSVLQSTGLLQNEPCHISGFEIIWSRVTNLWHALDQGATEMWNTSTLIYQLILDIAQSKIPSDVGIGGIGSSMAQDGTVKHSNREPDPSKDALVRAVALMHTHYQDDLLLKHVADAVGYSVQHLNRLFHQHYGVTGHQYMQRLRLQKASEWLDKHPRASVREAAETVGMEVNYFIRMFKREFGETPGKGIKHRNQLQMEKDLTNS